From the Bradyrhizobium ontarionense genome, the window GCCTTCGGCGATCTTGCGGCCGAAATCGAGCACCATGACGCGATGGGAAATGTCCATGACGACGCCCATGTCGTGCTCGATCATCACGACGGTCATGCCGAATTCCTCGTTGAGGTCGACGATGTAGCGGGCCATGTCCTCCTTCTCCTCGAAGTTCATGCCGGCCATCGGCTCGTCGAGAAGGATCAGATGCGGTTCGAGCGCCATCGCGCGCGCCAGCTCCACGCGCTTGCGCAGACCGTAGGAGAGGGTGCCGGCCGGCGCCTTGCGCACCGACTGCAGGTCGAGGAAGTCGATGATCTCCTCGACCTTCTCGCGGTGCCGCAGCTCCTCGCGCCGCGCGCCGCTGAGCCAGTACAGGGCCCCAGTCAGAAAGTTGTTCTTCAGCAGGTGATGGCGCCCGACCATGATGTTGTCGAGCACGCTCATGTGGTGGAACAGCGCAAGGTTCTGGAAGGTGCGGCCGATGCCGAACGTGGCGCGCGCGTTTGGCGGCAGGCCGGTGATGTCGCGGCCGCGATGGAACAGGCGACCCTCGGTCGGCTTGTAACGGCCGGAGATGCAGTTGACGATCGAGGTCTTGCCGGCGCCATTCGGGCCGATGATCGAAAACAGCTCGCCGTCGCGCACGCCGAAGCTGACATCGGTCAGCGCACGAACGCCACCGAAACGCAGCGAGACTCCGCGCGCTTCCAACGTATAGTCCAAATCGTCCTCCCGAACTGTCTTCGGCGCTTGGCGCGCTCTTCAGGCGTCGTGTTCCGCGACGTTAAGTGCGTCGCATTGGCCGCAATCCTATCCCGTGCTCAGGTTCCGCGCCATCCGACGAATGACGGGCCACCCGGCTGGGTGCATTTTGCCGCATCTCAGACCGTCCAGCGTCACCCGCACTGGGGATGAACCACGACCTCACGAGCCGAATGCGGTGGTCCTGGATAGGGGAAAGCGCTATCAGGAACTGTCTTGCGCCCGACAATTCCCAGGCAAATTTCACGATGGATTTGTTGCGGCGCAATATGATGGGCGCGAGATTTGCAGTGACGAGATGACGGCTTGATCTCTCCCGATACCCTTTTGCGCATCGCGCCGTGGTCGCGCCATCTGAAGCCCGAGGAGATAGACGCGACCTGTGCGGGGATCGTCGAGCGCTCCTTCGCGGCCAACGAGCATATCTTCATGCGCGGCGACCAGTTCGATTATTGGACCGGCATCGTCACAGGTCTCGCGCGCATGAGCACGGTGTCGCGCGGCGGAAAGGCCACGACCTTCGCCGGCATGTCCGCGGGCGCCTGGTTCGGCGAAGGCAGCGTGCTCAAGAACGAGCCGCGCCGCTATGACGTCGTCGCGCTGCGCGACACGCGGCTCGCGCTGATGGAGCGGCCGACCTTCATGTGGCTGTTCGAGAACAGCGTCGGCTTCAATCGCTTTCTCGTCACCCAGCTCAACGAGCGGCTCGGCCAATTCATCGGTCTCGTCGAAGTCGGCCGCACGCTGGATGCGACGGCGCGGCTCGCCCGCAGCATCGCCTCGCTGTTCAACCCGATCCTCTACCCGAATACGACCCGGCACCTGGAGATCACCCAGGAGGAGATTGGCGCCTTGTCGGGCCTGTCGCGGCAGAACGCCAATCAGTGCCTGAAGACGCTGGAGCGCGAGGGCCTGCTGCGGCTGGAATATGGCGGGGTCACGATCCTCGATCTC encodes:
- a CDS encoding ABC transporter ATP-binding protein — translated: MDYTLEARGVSLRFGGVRALTDVSFGVRDGELFSIIGPNGAGKTSIVNCISGRYKPTEGRLFHRGRDITGLPPNARATFGIGRTFQNLALFHHMSVLDNIMVGRHHLLKNNFLTGALYWLSGARREELRHREKVEEIIDFLDLQSVRKAPAGTLSYGLRKRVELARAMALEPHLILLDEPMAGMNFEEKEDMARYIVDLNEEFGMTVVMIEHDMGVVMDISHRVMVLDFGRKIAEGDPAAVLADPHVKRAYLGEEDELLVDPDEVPSIAEDAA
- a CDS encoding Crp/Fnr family transcriptional regulator, with protein sequence MISPDTLLRIAPWSRHLKPEEIDATCAGIVERSFAANEHIFMRGDQFDYWTGIVTGLARMSTVSRGGKATTFAGMSAGAWFGEGSVLKNEPRRYDVVALRDTRLALMERPTFMWLFENSVGFNRFLVTQLNERLGQFIGLVEVGRTLDATARLARSIASLFNPILYPNTTRHLEITQEEIGALSGLSRQNANQCLKTLEREGLLRLEYGGVTILDLDRLRCYGD